The segment CGCTGATCGAAGTGCTGATCGCCGAGGTGACGCTCACGGACCAGGAGAAGACGGGCATCGAGTATCTCTTCAGGGGCAGCATCAGTGACTACGGCCTTGTCGGCAAGCTGGGGGGGCTCGGTATCGGTGAATCAGGCCTGTCGGTGATTCTCGACAGCGCGGGGGAGACTCGCGCGCTGCTCAACCTGTTCTACCGTGACGACCGGGTCGTGATCCGGTCGCGGCCCCGTCTTCTCGTCAAGAGCGGTGAGACCGCCACCATCGACGTCGGCAACGAGATCCCTGTGATCACCCGTATTTCCGATGACAATCGTCAGAGCGCCAATTCGATCAACATCCTGCAGGACGTCACCTACCGGAAGACCGGAGTACAACTCGAGATCAAGCCGATCGTCCAGGCCAACGGACTGGTGGACCTTCAAATCTCGCAGCAGCTCAGCGAGGCCCGTCCGACGGCGGCGACGAGCCTGGCGGGCACGCCGACCATTCTGAACCGGCAGATCAGCACCAGCCTGACGCTCCGGGACGGCGGCTCCCTGTTGCTCGGCGGACTCATTTCCGGCAGTCAGAGCGCGGGTGAGACCGGTGTTCCCATCCTCGGACAACTGCCCCAGATAGGCCGGCTGTTTCGCGCCGATTCGGTCGAGAAAGACCGGACCGAGCTGATGATCATGGTCACTCCTTACGTGATCACGGATCACGAGGAGGGCTGGGAGCTCACCCGGCGGATTCGCGACCGTCTGGAACTGCATTCCGACATGGCTGGGGAACAGAAGAGCTCGCAGCGGCTTCAACCCGACAAGTGATACCGGCCGCGATGCGGGAAGCTCATTGCTGTCACCCAGCGGCCTTTCGGCTCGGACTTCCCAGTCTGATTCCTCTTCTTCCATGGGTTCTCAAGCGTGGCCGGTGCGGCTATTGCGGCGGGAGAGTTTCGCTGGCTGTCCCGTTTATCGAACTCGTCATGGTTGCGGTGGTGGTGTTGACGGCCGTGCAGGCGCAGGATATCGCGCACGTTGTCGCAAGCGGTCTCTTCGGTTGGCTCCTGATTGTGTTGATGGACACCGATCTCCGGCACCAGATTCTTCCTGACAGTCTGACCGCGGCGCTCCTGGCGAGCGGCCTTCTGGCGGCGCTGTTCTTGTCGGCGCCGGGCTTTGCCGAGGCATTTGCCGGC is part of the Deltaproteobacteria bacterium genome and harbors:
- a CDS encoding A24 family peptidase, with product MREAHCCHPAAFRLGLPSLIPLLPWVLKRGRCGYCGGRVSLAVPFIELVMVAVVVLTAVQAQDIAHVVASGLFGWLLIVLMDTDLRHQILPDSLTAALLASGLLAALFLSAPGFAEAFAGAAIGAGSFFLLRFFYFRYRGIEGLGLGDVKLMAGLGAWLGASWLPLLVIVAAVSGLLSAFLRAWSDGARVSATSAVPFGAYLGGSALVLSYLRAAGVW